One Dioscorea cayenensis subsp. rotundata cultivar TDr96_F1 chromosome 19, TDr96_F1_v2_PseudoChromosome.rev07_lg8_w22 25.fasta, whole genome shotgun sequence genomic window, GGAATCCTCGGCAGTGTTAATTCTAACTTCCACAGCAGCATCCTTCCTCTCCTCTAACGATATTTTAGGATGGTTTACGGCTCCAACAACCACTTGACTTTGAGGCAATATATTACCAACATTGTCACTAGTCGTGGCAGAGATGGTGGTGCGATTCTTTGAAGACTCTGTTTGTGAAACCATGACACGAGTTGCACGAGCTGGTCGGGAGAAATTGGACTGCATAGTACCTGAGAGCAAAATCACAGAAGCAGTTCATGAGCACATCAAACGCGCACAATAATAATCATCCATCAAACCAACAGAATTAAGTCTTTACACAAAAGAAATTCAAGCAACACATTTGCTTTTACTTATAAATCAAACCCACTATAATGTTGCTTTTAACAATTGTCGTTTGTCCTTCAAAATTCATGTAATGTGCTGAATCTCAATTGCAAAGATtccaaattttagaaaataaaaacaaattatgttAGAAAGATCCACTACAGCTGAATCAGGTGCTATAGGTACCGAATGTGAGAAGAATGCCAAGGCTAGAGCACAGTTCATGACTACACAATATAGTTATTAACACACTTCTTACTGACAAAAGAAGTCCAAAAATCAGTCTGATGAGCAAAAATCTCCAGAAAACAAGAgacaaaaaaacttaaaaagaagTTCGATTTCCAAAGAGACCTATTGAACTAATTTATTCTGAACAAGATACAGAGCAAAAAATCAGCAGAAAAAAGATCTATAAAACAAGAACTACTCAGAGTAAGCATCAGATGCACACCAATACCGAAGATCCTTTTTGgcaagaaaaccaagaaaaagaGATCGAAAGGGGGAAGGGAATACCGAGGGGGCGGTGGCGCTTGAAGACGGCATGAACGTGGCGGAGGAAATCGGGAGGGGAGAGGGAAAGCGAGGAGGAGGACGACGTCGACGACGACGTGATATTGGAGTCTCCGCCGGCGATCGGACGGATGGGGATGCTTGACGGCGGAGGAGCCGGAAGGTCAGCCTTCCTTTCCATCGGGATCCAACGGCATCTCGGCCGGGTAAGGTGGTCAAGAGAA contains:
- the LOC120249340 gene encoding uncharacterized protein LOC120249340, giving the protein MERKADLPAPPPSSIPIRPIAGGDSNITSSSTSSSSSLSLSPPDFLRHVHAVFKRHRPLGTMQSNFSRPARATRVMVSQTESSKNRTTISATTSDNVGNILPQSQVVVGAVNHPKISLEERKDAAVEVRINTAEDSSLTPPSITGTITAANDENMNLFAIQNSDPALRAVQREALAVDVSKKQQSSSLGDAGSVSAFQSADAWLKNSY